The Mycobacterium seoulense genome has a window encoding:
- a CDS encoding lysylphosphatidylglycerol synthase transmembrane domain-containing protein yields the protein MSPDAPARNLDFPREETPRGKYWWARWVILGIVAIVLAVEVALGWHQLAKAWMSLYEANWWWLLASVAASAASMHSFAQIQRTLLRSAGVHVKQLRSEAAVYAANSLSTTLPGGPVLSATFLLRQQRLWGASTVVASWQLVMAGVLQAVGLALLGLGGAFFLGAKNNPFSLLFTLGGFVALLILAQAVASRPELIDGIGCRVLSWVNSVRGRPAETGLDRWRQTLMQLESVSLSRRDMGVAFGWSMFNWIADVACLGFAAYAAGDHASVAGLTVAYAAARAVGTIPLMPGGLLVVEAVLVPGLVSSGMSLPNAISAMLIYRLISWLLISAIGWVVFFFVFRTENVAVPDDESTAPDPEPPATQGGPVNDPTETALQGPLPPDRNAETES from the coding sequence GTGTCGCCCGACGCCCCCGCCCGCAATCTCGACTTCCCGCGCGAAGAGACCCCGCGCGGGAAGTACTGGTGGGCACGATGGGTGATCCTCGGCATCGTCGCGATCGTGCTTGCCGTCGAGGTCGCGCTGGGCTGGCATCAGCTGGCCAAGGCCTGGATGAGCCTGTACGAAGCGAACTGGTGGTGGCTGCTGGCCTCGGTGGCCGCGTCGGCCGCGTCCATGCACAGCTTCGCGCAGATCCAGCGCACACTGCTCCGATCGGCCGGCGTGCACGTCAAGCAGCTGCGATCGGAAGCCGCCGTCTACGCCGCCAATTCGCTGAGCACCACGCTGCCCGGCGGGCCGGTGCTCTCGGCCACGTTTTTGCTTCGGCAGCAACGGCTTTGGGGCGCGTCGACGGTGGTGGCGTCGTGGCAGCTGGTGATGGCGGGCGTTCTGCAGGCCGTGGGGCTGGCGCTGCTGGGGCTGGGCGGGGCCTTCTTCCTCGGCGCCAAGAACAACCCGTTCTCGTTGCTGTTCACCCTGGGCGGCTTCGTCGCGTTGTTGATCCTCGCCCAGGCGGTGGCGTCGCGGCCGGAACTGATCGACGGGATCGGGTGCCGGGTGTTGTCGTGGGTCAACTCCGTGCGCGGCCGGCCCGCCGAGACCGGCCTGGACCGGTGGCGCCAGACGCTGATGCAGCTCGAATCGGTGAGCCTGAGCCGGCGCGACATGGGGGTGGCCTTCGGCTGGTCCATGTTCAACTGGATCGCCGACGTCGCCTGCCTCGGCTTCGCGGCCTACGCCGCCGGCGATCACGCGTCGGTCGCCGGGCTGACGGTGGCCTACGCGGCCGCCCGCGCCGTCGGCACGATACCGCTGATGCCCGGCGGGCTGCTGGTCGTCGAGGCGGTGCTGGTTCCGGGGCTGGTGTCCAGCGGCATGTCGTTACCCAACGCGATCTCGGCGATGCTGATCTACCGGCTGATCAGCTGGTTGCTCATCTCAGCCATCGGCTGGGTGGTGTTCTTCTTCGTGTTCCGCACCGAAAACGTCGCCGTCCCGGACGACGAATCGACCGCGCCGGACCCCGAACCGCCGGCGACTCAGGGCGGGCCCGTCAACGATCCGACCGAGACCGCCCTGCAGGGGCCGTTGCCGCCCGACCGGAACGCCGAAACCGAAAGCTAG
- a CDS encoding MMPL family transporter, whose translation MMRLSRSLRKYRWLVFTGWLLALVPAVYLALTQSGNLTGGGFEVAGSQSLLVHDQLEELYHDQGSSSLALVAAPRPDASYSDINDAVALLRRTAAEVPGVSEVPNPTQRPPQPDRPYVLSLRLDSRNTSDVAKQLRKKVGVNGDQPGQTANGRVRLYVIGQGALSAAAAQNTKHDIAAAERWNLPVILIVLLAVFGSLAAAAIPLALGVCTVVVTMGLVYLLSAYTTMSVFVTSTVSMFGIALAVDYSLFILMRFREELRSGREPREAVDAAMATSGLAVVLSGMTVVASLTGIYVINTPALKSMATGAILAVAVAMLTSTTLTPAALATFGRSAAKRSAFLHWSHGPEGGQSRFWNRWIGWVMRRPWMSALAASLVLLVMAVPASSMVLGNSLLRQFDSSHEIRAGVGAAAEALGPGALGPIRVLVTFPDGGAASPEHSQTIGAIRQRMTQAPNLVSVAPPQFAEDNGSALLSAVLSVDPEDMRARETVGWMRAQLPKVPDRGTARVDVGGPTALIKDFDDQVSKTEPLVLAIVALIAFVMLLLSVHSVFLALKGVLMTLLSVAAAYGSLVMVFQWGWLKDLGFAQISSIDSTVPPLVLAMTFGLSMDYEIFLLTRIRERFLHSGNTRDAVAYGVSTSARTITSAALIMIAVFVGFAFAGMPLVAEIGVACAVAIAVDATVVRLVLVPALMAMFAQWNWWLPPWLSRMLPSVDFDRPLPAVDLADVVVIPDDISALTAPNADLRMVIKSAAKLKHLAPDAICVTDPLAFTGCGRGGGQRQGAPLQATQQDRGRDPGQIPHQVNIDDEGAGAGVGAGERKTGSNGHTNGTSGAKKLVGGLTSRNGIAKAIVGADRPVHPVTLWRGRLSVAIDALENEKDPAESPMYERRSPVETTHVQLPTGDRLLVPTGAETLRLKGYLIMCRNSRRDYAEFADMVETLEPETAAVVLSGMDRYYCCQSPRRQWIATQLVRRLADPDPWDLDDEQGPEGDAHSDWEEIRQRCLSVAVAMLEEAR comes from the coding sequence ATGATGCGCCTCAGCCGCAGCCTGCGTAAGTACCGCTGGTTGGTCTTCACCGGCTGGTTGCTGGCTTTGGTTCCGGCGGTCTATCTGGCCCTGACGCAGTCGGGGAACCTGACCGGCGGCGGTTTCGAGGTGGCCGGTTCGCAGTCGCTGCTGGTCCACGATCAGCTCGAGGAGCTGTACCACGACCAGGGGTCGTCCTCGCTGGCCCTGGTGGCGGCCCCGCGCCCGGACGCCAGCTACTCCGACATCAACGACGCGGTCGCGCTGCTGCGCCGCACCGCCGCCGAGGTCCCCGGTGTCTCCGAGGTGCCCAACCCCACCCAGCGGCCGCCGCAGCCGGACCGGCCGTATGTGCTGTCGCTGCGGCTGGATTCGCGGAACACCAGCGACGTCGCCAAGCAGCTGCGCAAGAAGGTCGGCGTCAACGGCGATCAGCCCGGCCAGACCGCGAACGGCCGGGTGCGGCTGTATGTGATCGGGCAGGGGGCGCTCAGCGCCGCCGCCGCGCAGAACACCAAGCACGACATCGCCGCCGCCGAGCGCTGGAACCTGCCGGTGATCCTGATCGTCCTGCTCGCCGTGTTCGGCTCCCTGGCCGCCGCGGCGATCCCCCTCGCCCTCGGCGTGTGCACGGTCGTGGTCACCATGGGCCTGGTCTACCTGCTGTCCGCCTACACCACCATGTCGGTGTTCGTGACCTCGACGGTGTCCATGTTCGGGATCGCGCTGGCCGTCGACTATTCGCTGTTCATCCTGATGCGCTTCCGCGAGGAGCTGCGGTCCGGGCGCGAGCCGAGGGAGGCCGTCGACGCGGCGATGGCGACCTCGGGGCTGGCCGTGGTGCTGTCCGGGATGACGGTTGTCGCCTCGCTCACCGGGATCTACGTGATCAACACCCCGGCGCTGAAGTCGATGGCGACCGGAGCGATCCTGGCCGTCGCGGTCGCGATGCTGACGTCGACCACCCTGACCCCGGCGGCGCTGGCGACGTTCGGCCGGTCGGCCGCGAAGAGGTCGGCCTTCCTGCACTGGTCGCACGGGCCGGAGGGCGGCCAATCCCGGTTCTGGAACCGCTGGATCGGATGGGTGATGCGCCGGCCGTGGATGTCGGCGCTGGCGGCGTCGCTGGTCCTGCTCGTCATGGCCGTGCCGGCCTCCTCGATGGTGCTGGGCAACAGCCTGCTGCGCCAGTTCGACTCGTCGCACGAGATCCGCGCCGGGGTGGGCGCCGCGGCCGAGGCGCTCGGTCCCGGCGCGCTCGGACCGATCCGGGTGCTGGTCACCTTCCCGGACGGCGGCGCCGCCTCACCCGAACACAGCCAGACCATCGGCGCGATCCGGCAGCGGATGACGCAGGCGCCCAACCTCGTCTCGGTCGCACCGCCGCAATTCGCCGAGGACAACGGCAGCGCCCTGCTCTCCGCGGTGTTGTCGGTCGACCCGGAGGACATGCGCGCCCGCGAGACCGTCGGCTGGATGCGCGCGCAACTCCCCAAGGTGCCCGACCGGGGAACCGCACGAGTGGACGTCGGCGGCCCCACCGCGCTGATCAAGGACTTCGACGACCAGGTGTCCAAGACCGAGCCGCTGGTGCTGGCGATCGTCGCGCTCATCGCGTTCGTGATGCTGCTGCTCTCGGTCCACTCGGTGTTCCTGGCGCTCAAGGGCGTGCTGATGACGTTGCTGTCGGTCGCGGCCGCCTACGGCAGCCTGGTGATGGTGTTCCAGTGGGGCTGGCTGAAGGATCTGGGGTTCGCCCAGATCAGCTCCATCGACAGCACCGTTCCCCCGCTGGTGCTCGCGATGACCTTCGGGCTGTCGATGGACTACGAGATCTTCCTGCTGACCCGCATCCGGGAACGCTTCCTGCACTCCGGCAACACCCGCGACGCCGTGGCCTACGGCGTGAGCACCAGCGCCCGCACCATCACCAGCGCGGCCCTGATCATGATCGCGGTCTTCGTCGGGTTCGCCTTCGCCGGCATGCCGCTGGTCGCCGAGATCGGCGTGGCGTGCGCGGTGGCGATCGCGGTCGATGCCACCGTGGTGCGGCTGGTGCTGGTACCCGCGCTGATGGCGATGTTCGCCCAGTGGAACTGGTGGCTGCCCCCGTGGCTGTCCCGGATGCTGCCGTCGGTCGACTTCGACCGGCCGTTGCCAGCAGTCGACCTGGCCGACGTCGTCGTCATCCCCGACGACATATCGGCGCTGACGGCGCCGAACGCGGACCTGCGAATGGTGATCAAGTCGGCGGCCAAGCTCAAGCACCTGGCGCCCGACGCCATTTGCGTGACCGACCCGCTGGCGTTCACCGGCTGCGGGCGCGGCGGCGGCCAGAGGCAGGGCGCCCCGCTGCAGGCGACCCAGCAGGATCGCGGCCGGGACCCCGGCCAGATTCCGCATCAGGTCAACATCGACGACGAGGGCGCGGGGGCCGGGGTGGGCGCCGGCGAGCGCAAGACCGGCAGCAACGGTCACACCAACGGCACCTCGGGAGCCAAGAAGCTGGTCGGCGGGCTGACATCGCGCAACGGCATCGCCAAGGCGATCGTCGGGGCCGATCGGCCCGTGCACCCGGTCACGCTGTGGCGCGGGCGGCTTTCGGTCGCCATCGACGCGCTGGAAAACGAGAAGGACCCCGCGGAGTCGCCGATGTACGAGCGCCGCTCCCCGGTGGAAACCACCCACGTGCAGCTGCCCACGGGCGACCGGTTGCTGGTCCCGACCGGCGCCGAGACGCTGCGCCTCAAGGGGTACCTCATCATGTGCCGTAACAGCCGCCGCGATTACGCCGAATTTGCCGATATGGTTGAAACGTTGGAGCCCGAGACCGCCGCGGTGGTGCTGTCCGGAATGGACAGGTACTACTGTTGTCAGTCGCCCAGGCGGCAATGGATCGCCACCCAGCTGGTCCGTCGACTCGCTGATCCCGATCCCTGGGATCTCGACGACGAGCAGGGGCCTGAGGGCGACGCCCACTCGGACTGGGAGGAGATCAGGCAGCGCTGCCTGTCGGTGGCCGTAGCGATGTTGGAGGAGGCGAGGTGA
- a CDS encoding AI-2E family transporter → MPANTDDASVEPLVRKTAAWAWRLLVIFAALIALLWVVKKLEIIIVPVLVALLISALLLPVVDWLDRRGWPRGGAVAMVLLGGFAILGGILAFVVIQFIDGLPGLTEQVTRSIESTRRWLIHGPAHLRREQIDNAGNAAIEALRNNQAKLESGALSTAATVTELVTAAVLVLFTLIFFLYGGRNIWAYVSKIFPADVRERVSEAGRAGYGSLTGYVRATFLVALTDAAGVGAGLAIMGIPLALPLASLVFLGAFVPLVGALISGLVAVVVALLAKGIVYALITLGVLIAVNQLEAHVLQPLVMGRAVSIHPLGVVLAISTGGVLAGIVGALLAVPTVAFFNNAMQVLLAPDPAAEAEKQTEEADGGGTILQAEPDEPEAK, encoded by the coding sequence ATGCCGGCAAACACCGACGACGCTTCGGTCGAACCCCTCGTCCGCAAGACCGCAGCCTGGGCCTGGCGTTTGCTGGTCATCTTCGCCGCGCTGATCGCCCTGCTGTGGGTGGTTAAGAAGCTCGAGATCATCATCGTCCCGGTGCTGGTGGCGCTGCTGATCAGCGCGCTGCTGCTGCCGGTGGTGGACTGGCTGGACCGGCGCGGTTGGCCCCGCGGCGGTGCGGTCGCGATGGTGCTGCTGGGCGGATTCGCGATCCTGGGCGGCATCTTGGCGTTCGTCGTCATCCAGTTCATCGACGGCCTGCCGGGCCTGACCGAACAGGTGACCCGCAGCATCGAGTCCACCCGGCGCTGGCTCATCCATGGGCCGGCGCACCTGCGCCGCGAACAGATCGACAACGCGGGCAACGCCGCGATCGAGGCGTTGCGCAACAATCAGGCCAAGCTGGAAAGCGGCGCCCTGTCCACCGCGGCCACCGTCACCGAGCTGGTCACGGCGGCCGTGCTGGTGCTGTTCACGTTGATCTTCTTCCTCTATGGCGGACGCAACATCTGGGCATACGTGTCCAAGATCTTCCCGGCCGACGTCCGAGAACGGGTGAGCGAGGCGGGCCGCGCCGGTTACGGGTCGTTGACCGGATACGTGCGGGCCACCTTTCTGGTGGCCCTGACCGACGCCGCCGGGGTCGGCGCGGGCCTGGCGATCATGGGCATCCCGCTGGCGCTCCCGCTGGCCTCCCTGGTATTCCTGGGCGCCTTCGTCCCGCTCGTCGGTGCCCTGATCTCGGGCCTGGTGGCCGTCGTGGTCGCGCTGTTGGCCAAAGGCATTGTGTACGCGCTGATCACGCTCGGGGTGCTGATCGCGGTGAACCAGCTCGAGGCGCATGTCCTGCAGCCGCTGGTGATGGGCCGCGCGGTGTCGATCCACCCGCTCGGGGTGGTGCTGGCCATCTCCACGGGCGGGGTGCTCGCCGGGATCGTCGGCGCGCTGCTGGCCGTCCCGACGGTCGCGTTCTTCAACAACGCGATGCAGGTGCTGCTCGCCCCGGATCCGGCGGCCGAAGCCGAGAAACAGACGGAAGAGGCCGACGGGGGCGGCACCATCCTGCAGGCCGAACCCGACGAGCCCGAGGCCAAGTAG
- a CDS encoding hemophore — MTRGTTTGRRRIFAGLIAATLPSAALAVLAGPPATGATDPCAASEVARTIGSVSKSMGDYLDSHPETNQTMTSMLQQQAGPQSMTGLKSYFEANPKVAGDMTSIAQPLTNLSLQCKLPISPAQAMGMMQQAQGAAGALPALPGNAAGASPLGGAPAATGPAAPAPANALSGPPRGNTAG, encoded by the coding sequence ATGACGAGAGGCACCACGACCGGGCGCCGCAGGATCTTCGCCGGGCTGATCGCCGCCACCCTGCCGAGCGCCGCCCTGGCGGTCCTGGCGGGACCACCGGCGACCGGTGCCACCGACCCGTGCGCGGCCAGTGAAGTCGCCCGGACGATCGGTTCGGTGTCCAAGTCGATGGGCGACTACCTGGACTCGCACCCGGAGACCAACCAGACCATGACCTCGATGCTGCAGCAGCAGGCCGGTCCGCAGTCGATGACCGGCCTGAAGTCCTACTTCGAGGCCAACCCCAAGGTCGCCGGCGACATGACGTCGATCGCCCAGCCGTTGACCAACCTGTCGCTGCAGTGCAAGCTGCCGATCTCGCCGGCCCAGGCGATGGGCATGATGCAGCAGGCGCAGGGCGCGGCCGGTGCGCTGCCCGCCCTGCCGGGTAACGCCGCGGGGGCGTCACCGCTGGGCGGCGCGCCGGCGGCCACCGGGCCCGCCGCACCGGCGCCGGCCAACGCGCTGTCCGGCCCGCCGCGGGGCAACACCGCCGGCTAG